In Nitrospira sp., a single genomic region encodes these proteins:
- a CDS encoding acyltransferase, producing MALLRPLFCRHGRNFRFDPSGSYSYATITVGHDVFIGKGAVLTSARGITLGSKVMIGPGVMIIGGDHNIEVVGQYMCDVSNKGPKDDLPIEIKDDVWIGAGAIILKGVTIGRGAVVGAGAVVTRDIDPYCIAIGVPAKVLRKRWDEATIRNHEALLTKNKIVNQ from the coding sequence ATGGCACTATTGCGGCCATTGTTTTGCAGACACGGAAGGAATTTTCGCTTCGATCCCTCTGGGTCTTATTCATACGCAACTATCACTGTTGGTCATGATGTATTCATCGGAAAGGGAGCAGTTCTTACCTCCGCCCGTGGGATCACCTTAGGGAGTAAAGTAATGATCGGGCCCGGAGTGATGATAATCGGCGGAGACCATAACATCGAGGTCGTTGGGCAATATATGTGCGATGTCTCAAACAAAGGACCGAAAGACGATCTACCTATTGAGATTAAGGACGATGTCTGGATTGGAGCAGGCGCGATCATCCTTAAAGGTGTAACCATCGGTCGAGGAGCAGTGGTTGGGGCTGGAGCCGTGGTTACACGAGATATTGATCCTTATTGCATCGCAATTGGTGTGCCTGCGAAAGTTTTAAGAAAAAGGTGGGATGAGGCCACCATTCGCAATCACGAAGCACTACTTACTAAGAACAAAATAGTGAACCAATAA
- a CDS encoding glycosyltransferase family 4 protein produces MPKHKVIIAGGYPPPFGGITVHIQRLANILNRHYKVTVVDFYGKSSATETPQHAIELYRFKSSSLRAMIRVLRKLFFGYGIVHLHVSSGSNVLRILPFVATKISKKLLLTIHGGSFTARLSEKSPLSRTLLRWTLHFFDRIILVNPEQQKAIEGLRIPSSKIAVIPAYIRVEGGASRSLAEKLAEIRSGNEVVLISSGFGLPHYGYHEIIQALARTYQDKKIALILALYNSFDSQYLNELNDLAATMEHLEYVVLQDTHPDEFNYMLGQCDTYIRATTMDGDSVAVREALQHGLKVICSDCVARPSGTALFRCKSVESLSEQLRVANDSLGQKVQPQHDNAKELMDIYQTVCHSKP; encoded by the coding sequence ATGCCAAAACACAAAGTTATAATCGCAGGTGGCTATCCACCTCCTTTCGGAGGCATTACAGTTCATATCCAGCGCCTAGCGAATATCTTGAATCGGCACTATAAGGTGACGGTAGTTGACTTCTATGGTAAATCCAGCGCCACTGAGACACCCCAACACGCCATAGAATTATATCGATTTAAGAGTTCTTCACTACGCGCCATGATCCGTGTCCTTCGTAAACTGTTTTTCGGATATGGAATTGTACATTTACATGTCTCATCCGGAAGCAACGTGCTTCGCATACTGCCCTTCGTAGCAACAAAGATTTCAAAGAAACTGCTGCTCACAATACACGGGGGAAGCTTCACTGCCAGACTATCTGAGAAAAGCCCACTCTCCAGAACTTTGCTGCGTTGGACGCTGCATTTCTTCGACCGAATAATCTTAGTTAATCCAGAACAACAAAAAGCTATTGAAGGGCTTCGCATCCCGTCGAGCAAGATTGCAGTTATTCCCGCATACATTAGGGTAGAGGGAGGGGCATCGCGAAGCCTCGCCGAGAAACTCGCGGAAATCCGATCAGGAAACGAAGTCGTTTTGATTTCCTCTGGGTTCGGCCTTCCGCATTACGGTTACCATGAAATCATTCAAGCCTTGGCACGAACATACCAAGACAAGAAAATTGCTCTGATTCTGGCGCTATACAACTCATTTGACAGCCAATATCTCAATGAACTGAACGATCTTGCGGCAACAATGGAGCACTTAGAGTATGTCGTCCTGCAAGATACCCACCCCGACGAATTTAACTACATGCTAGGGCAATGCGACACGTACATTCGGGCAACAACTATGGATGGGGATTCCGTCGCAGTAAGGGAAGCTCTACAGCATGGATTAAAAGTTATTTGTTCGGATTGTGTTGCAAGACCAAGTGGCACAGCCCTCTTTCGCTGTAAATCCGTGGAAAGCCTATCAGAACAGCTGCGGGTGGCAAACGACTCACTAGGCCAGAAGGTGCAGCCGCAACATGACAACGCTAAAGAATTGATGGATATCTACCAAACAGTATGCCACTCGAAGCCATAG
- a CDS encoding bi-domain-containing oxidoreductase, with product MLVDFGKANFIEKARQQPEKVRMVLDKVKTDGIMPTLEAVRNKLDQPLPMGYCNVGTVLEVGAGVTGFSMGDRVASNGKHAEVVCIPKNLCAKIPDAVSDEAAAFTVIGAIGLQGIRLVQPTLGETVVVTGLGLIGLMTVQLLRAHGCRVLGLDYDTSKLDLARKLGAETVDLNQNADPVMAAMAFSRGRGVDAVIITASTKSNEPVHQAALMCRKRGRIVLIGVTGLELSRADFYEKELSFQVSCSYGPGRYDTRYEDEGQDYPFGLVRWTEQRNFEAVLDMLADDRLETEPLISHRIPFDQAVTAYDLISSRAPSLGIILQYPESDKASQPRLLARTIQLSETTPSGRHPGAPVVGCIGAGNYATQVLLPAFTSTGAILKSVVSSTGVSAAHAGRKFGFAEVSSDSKSVIESPDITTIVIATRHDSHAKLACAALKAGKHVFVEKPLAITREELETIIQTYEAACLKKEGTPPLLMVGFNRRFAPQIQKVKRLLNGVSDPKTFVMTVNAGNIPTEHWTQDRMIGGGRIIGEGCHFVDLLRFLAGSPIVSVQAMMMGAAARGTSRDDKATFTIEFADGSFGTVHYLANGHKSFPKERLEVFCGGRILQLDNFRKLQGYGWPGFKKMNLWQQDKGNAACAAAFIQAIREGTPSPIPFHELVEVSRATFDIMDSLA from the coding sequence ATGCTGGTGGATTTTGGCAAGGCCAACTTCATCGAGAAAGCTCGTCAGCAACCTGAGAAAGTTCGAATGGTGCTGGACAAGGTGAAAACTGACGGGATCATGCCCACGCTGGAAGCGGTCCGGAACAAACTTGATCAACCACTGCCTATGGGCTACTGCAATGTTGGCACGGTGCTCGAGGTGGGAGCCGGGGTCACGGGATTCTCCATGGGCGACCGGGTGGCATCCAACGGCAAACACGCGGAAGTTGTCTGCATCCCCAAGAATCTTTGCGCCAAAATCCCGGACGCCGTGAGCGATGAAGCCGCCGCGTTTACCGTGATCGGAGCGATCGGATTGCAGGGGATTCGCCTGGTTCAACCCACACTGGGCGAAACAGTCGTGGTGACCGGCCTCGGATTAATCGGATTGATGACGGTGCAGCTTCTCCGGGCGCATGGCTGCCGGGTGCTCGGGTTAGACTACGATACCAGCAAACTCGACCTGGCAAGGAAACTCGGAGCAGAAACAGTAGACCTCAACCAGAATGCCGATCCCGTCATGGCCGCGATGGCCTTCTCTCGCGGCCGTGGTGTGGATGCGGTGATCATCACGGCCTCCACGAAGAGCAATGAGCCGGTCCATCAGGCGGCGCTGATGTGTCGCAAGCGGGGACGGATCGTGCTCATTGGAGTCACAGGCCTAGAGCTCTCGCGCGCCGACTTCTACGAAAAAGAACTCAGCTTCCAGGTGTCCTGCTCATACGGGCCGGGGCGATACGATACCCGCTACGAGGACGAGGGCCAGGATTATCCCTTCGGCCTCGTTCGCTGGACAGAGCAACGAAACTTCGAGGCAGTTCTCGACATGCTGGCAGATGACCGCCTGGAGACCGAACCGCTCATCTCCCATCGCATTCCGTTCGATCAGGCCGTCACTGCTTATGACCTTATTTCAAGCCGAGCCCCCTCGCTTGGAATCATCCTGCAATATCCCGAATCCGACAAGGCTTCCCAGCCTCGACTATTGGCCCGTACCATCCAGCTTTCGGAGACGACACCATCTGGCCGCCATCCCGGCGCACCGGTCGTGGGCTGTATCGGAGCAGGCAATTATGCGACACAAGTCCTGCTACCGGCCTTCACAAGCACCGGGGCCATTCTGAAATCGGTCGTGAGCAGTACCGGAGTCAGCGCCGCTCACGCCGGGCGCAAATTCGGATTTGCGGAGGTTTCAAGCGACAGCAAGAGTGTGATCGAGAGCCCTGATATCACGACAATTGTGATCGCGACCAGACATGACAGCCATGCGAAGCTTGCCTGCGCGGCGCTGAAAGCCGGCAAACATGTCTTTGTCGAGAAACCTCTGGCCATTACGCGCGAAGAATTGGAAACAATCATACAAACCTATGAGGCGGCATGCCTGAAGAAGGAAGGAACACCTCCTCTCTTAATGGTCGGATTCAACCGCCGCTTTGCTCCCCAGATCCAGAAAGTGAAACGCCTGCTCAATGGAGTCAGCGACCCAAAAACATTTGTCATGACGGTCAATGCAGGCAATATTCCCACCGAACACTGGACCCAGGACCGGATGATTGGCGGAGGGCGAATCATCGGCGAAGGTTGCCACTTCGTGGATCTGCTTCGTTTCCTGGCAGGATCTCCGATTGTTTCCGTTCAGGCCATGATGATGGGAGCTGCTGCTAGAGGAACGAGTCGGGACGATAAGGCAACGTTCACGATTGAATTCGCAGACGGGTCATTCGGAACCGTCCATTATCTCGCGAACGGGCATAAGTCGTTTCCAAAGGAACGTCTCGAAGTCTTCTGCGGTGGCCGGATACTCCAACTGGATAACTTCCGTAAGCTTCAGGGCTACGGATGGCCCGGCTTCAAAAAGATGAACCTCTGGCAACAGGATAAGGGGAATGCGGCCTGTGCCGCCGCTTTCATTCAAGCGATTCGGGAGGGAACTCCCTCGCCGATTCCATTCCATGAACTCGTGGAGGTGTCGCGCGCCACCTTCGATATCATGGACTCTCTGGCATAA
- a CDS encoding alginate lyase family protein produces the protein MATAIHPDAPMQSDSHFSFLGRSQQFESGKLGWAGKDMPKLWRYNLHYFDYLQHPQRSIANKSHLISDWIAHNPQGTVDAWEPYTASLRIVNWVKFFLSLSTTSLDRNHLEEGGTKGEFPAGLNPEWLRSLYQQALWLEQNIEYHILANHYLKNSVALFFAGAYFQGVDADRWLKKGVQILREELDEQFLADGGHFERSPMYHSICVTDYLDVLNLARNSQGVLSPEDQARFAERMTSSLDFLSDMCLPDKEIALFNDSAFGIAPTPKHIFDYAKKVIGYEPPVRHSGLTIHSHAASGYFVCHNDQDAIIIDGGSIGPDYQPGHAHCDTLSFELAIEGRRVIVDSGVHDYEPSRERAYARSTKAHNTVVVDGGEQSEIWGVFRVARRARPLDARIERRPDGSVWFTGAHDGYTRLKGRPIHTRSIAYDGKETWIIEDRLEGSGAHRMESYLHIHPDYHVEKNGASFHITEANGKTIAMIEPAEANPVKIERGSYFPEFGRKYENDVMVFCCAGVAPLRLSYRIAKKTALNQ, from the coding sequence ATGGCGACAGCTATCCATCCCGATGCCCCCATGCAATCTGATTCACATTTTAGCTTCCTCGGGCGTTCACAACAGTTTGAGTCTGGGAAACTCGGGTGGGCCGGCAAGGACATGCCGAAGCTTTGGCGATACAACCTGCACTATTTCGACTATCTCCAGCACCCTCAGCGTTCAATCGCAAATAAGTCTCACCTGATCTCTGATTGGATCGCGCACAATCCGCAAGGAACGGTAGACGCCTGGGAGCCCTACACAGCCTCACTGAGAATCGTGAACTGGGTCAAATTCTTTCTGTCACTGTCTACGACTTCTCTTGACCGGAATCATTTAGAGGAGGGAGGCACAAAAGGGGAGTTTCCTGCAGGGCTGAACCCCGAATGGCTCAGAAGTCTTTACCAGCAAGCGCTGTGGCTTGAGCAGAACATCGAATATCACATCCTGGCCAATCACTATCTCAAGAATAGCGTGGCGCTGTTCTTTGCCGGGGCCTATTTCCAGGGAGTGGATGCTGACAGGTGGCTCAAGAAAGGGGTGCAGATCCTGCGCGAGGAATTGGACGAACAGTTCCTTGCAGACGGCGGGCACTTCGAGCGAAGCCCGATGTACCATTCGATATGCGTGACGGATTATCTCGACGTGTTGAATCTCGCCCGCAACTCACAGGGAGTGCTATCCCCGGAGGATCAGGCCAGATTCGCAGAGAGAATGACAAGCAGCCTCGATTTTCTAAGCGACATGTGTTTACCCGACAAGGAGATTGCTCTTTTCAACGATTCCGCTTTCGGAATCGCCCCAACTCCCAAACACATCTTCGACTATGCCAAGAAGGTGATCGGGTATGAGCCGCCCGTGAGACATTCAGGCCTGACTATTCATAGCCACGCAGCGAGCGGCTACTTTGTCTGCCACAACGATCAGGACGCGATCATCATCGACGGCGGATCCATTGGCCCTGACTATCAACCGGGACACGCGCACTGCGATACCCTCAGTTTTGAATTGGCTATCGAGGGGCGGCGAGTCATCGTCGATAGCGGTGTCCACGACTACGAACCAAGCCGGGAACGCGCCTATGCCCGGAGCACCAAAGCCCACAATACGGTCGTGGTCGACGGGGGGGAACAATCGGAAATCTGGGGAGTCTTTCGCGTGGCACGGAGGGCCAGGCCGCTTGACGCCCGGATCGAGCGGCGGCCTGATGGATCAGTTTGGTTCACCGGCGCTCACGATGGGTACACGAGGCTTAAGGGAAGGCCGATCCACACGCGAAGCATCGCATATGATGGGAAAGAAACCTGGATTATTGAAGACCGGCTTGAAGGAAGCGGAGCTCACCGGATGGAAAGCTACTTGCATATCCACCCGGACTATCATGTTGAGAAGAATGGGGCCTCCTTTCACATCACTGAAGCAAACGGGAAGACTATTGCGATGATAGAGCCTGCGGAAGCTAACCCGGTGAAGATCGAAAGGGGATCATATTTCCCGGAATTCGGTCGGAAATATGAAAACGATGTGATGGTTTTCTGCTGTGCAGGAGTCGCTCCTCTCCGTCTCAGCTACCGTATCGCCAAGAAAACGGCCCTCAATCAATAG
- a CDS encoding glycosyltransferase family 4 protein, with translation MRILFLSHYFPPEVNAPASRTYEHCKQWVKDGHEVTVVTCAPNHPRGTVYEGYRNKFFQRENRDGIQVVRVWTYVTPNEGFLKRTLNYLSYMAAAIFVAPFLSQCDVVLSTSPQFFNGLAGYLVSRMKRAPWILEIRDLWPESIVAVGAITNRPIIRFLEGLELFAYRKADHLVVVTDAFKTHMLTRGIPEQKVTVVKNGVDFSLYKKPLADSSELSRQLRLEGKFVASYVGTHGMAHHLETVLEAAQILAEWKDLVFLLVGDGAERNRLLAMRDEMKLQNVVMLDQQPKERMPDLWSLSSVSLVLLKKSDLFKTVIPSKIFESMAMEKPIILGVEGESAELVMSSGGGVCIEPENGKALADQVLKLSQDPARCRALGTSGRHSVLAHFDRQVLARKLTDVMQRVVSKD, from the coding sequence ATGCGAATTCTGTTTCTTTCACATTACTTTCCTCCTGAAGTGAACGCGCCGGCCTCCCGCACCTACGAACACTGCAAACAGTGGGTCAAAGACGGGCACGAGGTCACGGTCGTGACCTGCGCGCCGAACCATCCGCGCGGGACGGTCTATGAAGGCTATCGTAACAAATTCTTCCAGCGGGAAAACCGTGACGGCATTCAGGTCGTGCGGGTTTGGACCTATGTCACTCCCAATGAAGGATTTCTGAAGCGGACGCTGAATTATCTTTCGTATATGGCAGCCGCGATATTCGTGGCACCGTTTCTCTCACAGTGTGACGTCGTGCTCTCCACATCCCCCCAGTTTTTTAACGGACTGGCAGGCTATCTCGTCAGCCGCATGAAGCGAGCCCCCTGGATTCTGGAGATTCGCGACCTGTGGCCGGAATCGATCGTCGCCGTAGGCGCCATCACCAATCGCCCGATCATCCGCTTCCTTGAGGGCCTTGAACTCTTTGCTTATCGCAAAGCGGATCACCTGGTCGTCGTCACCGACGCCTTTAAGACCCACATGCTGACCAGAGGAATCCCGGAGCAGAAGGTGACGGTAGTCAAGAATGGCGTGGACTTTTCCCTCTACAAAAAGCCGTTGGCAGATTCCTCAGAACTGTCCAGGCAATTGAGGCTCGAAGGAAAGTTCGTCGCCTCATACGTCGGCACTCATGGCATGGCGCATCATCTGGAAACGGTCTTGGAGGCCGCCCAGATATTAGCCGAATGGAAGGACCTCGTCTTTCTGCTTGTCGGAGATGGCGCAGAACGAAACCGCCTTCTTGCCATGCGGGATGAGATGAAGCTTCAGAATGTGGTCATGCTCGATCAGCAGCCGAAAGAGCGCATGCCGGACTTGTGGTCTCTGTCGAGCGTGAGCCTTGTCCTTCTCAAGAAATCCGACCTCTTCAAAACGGTCATTCCCTCTAAGATCTTCGAGAGCATGGCGATGGAGAAACCCATCATCCTAGGAGTTGAAGGGGAGAGCGCCGAACTCGTGATGTCATCAGGCGGGGGAGTCTGTATCGAACCGGAGAACGGGAAAGCCCTCGCGGACCAGGTCTTGAAACTGTCTCAAGATCCCGCGCGATGTCGCGCACTCGGCACAAGCGGCAGGCACTCTGTGCTGGCGCATTTCGACCGCCAGGTCCTGGCGAGGAAGCTGACCGATGTCATGCAACGAGTCGTGAGCAAGGATTGA
- a CDS encoding PIN domain-containing protein produces MYLVDSSIWIHALRPAGNAEIQARLKPLIIEGQTAVTEWILLELMTGLVKSQQPSTLLQWFAPVPRLPFNPEWWEIAWDLAGSLRRHGVSPSAADCLIATTAMKHEVTLIHCDADFEAMKPTLRLQTLDWTKYLRTS; encoded by the coding sequence ATGTATCTCGTTGACAGTTCTATCTGGATCCATGCGCTTCGTCCGGCGGGGAACGCCGAGATCCAGGCCAGACTTAAACCGTTAATCATCGAGGGACAGACGGCCGTCACGGAGTGGATCCTTCTTGAACTGATGACAGGGCTGGTCAAGTCCCAGCAGCCCTCTACTCTCCTCCAATGGTTTGCTCCGGTGCCACGGCTCCCTTTCAACCCGGAGTGGTGGGAGATTGCGTGGGACCTGGCTGGGAGTCTCAGAAGGCACGGCGTGTCTCCTTCAGCAGCAGATTGTCTGATCGCGACGACCGCGATGAAACACGAGGTGACCTTGATTCACTGCGATGCTGACTTCGAGGCGATGAAACCGACTCTCCGGTTGCAGACCCTCGATTGGACCAAGTATCTCCGCACATCCTAA
- a CDS encoding type II toxin-antitoxin system VapB family antitoxin, which translates to MKTTVEIDQKLLREAQKMLGTDTIKGTVEASLRTVIQRSQLEKLANALGTIPLDLTPGQLRSQRHKRPSHVSR; encoded by the coding sequence ATGAAGACAACGGTTGAGATTGATCAGAAACTCTTACGTGAAGCACAGAAGATGCTAGGCACAGACACGATCAAAGGCACGGTGGAGGCGAGCCTGCGCACGGTCATTCAGCGCAGCCAGCTGGAGAAGCTAGCCAATGCGCTGGGCACCATTCCACTCGACCTGACGCCCGGCCAACTCCGCTCCCAACGGCATAAACGACCTTCCCATGTATCTCGTTGA
- a CDS encoding EpsI family protein, protein MSSKLLLGFSGVLATVSLGYLYFESLVFLFNHWIGSDDYSHGMFVPLISLFLIWQSRHRIAAAGIAGSWWGMAIVLAGLLLYLVGELATLYVLQHFSLWIVLVGLVIGGIGLQASRTIAFPLGYLLTSIPLPTFLYAGLSSQLQLWSSALGVGCLQLVGVTAFREGNVIDLGPVQLQVVEACSGIRYLLPLTSLALLCAYLFKDRMWKRIVLVLSSIPISILVNGFRIGMIGVLVEWYGQEASEGFAHLFEGWVLFMASLGLLILEMWVLARIGSDGRSVSLQDRFTWSGDRVEVRGMRSEARIKTSEVRGLSPETMATHVQPQTSSLQQSSIPSNLQPSASSPLRPSNLRPFTSNTVLLGPAYLFSVALLIPVAFASSFLGQRVEVPPDRALFVDFPMHIEEWTGTSLSLEQQYIDALRFDDYVLAEYRHGGSQPVTFYSAYYRSQRKGQSAHSPQSCLPGGGWEISSIKNLAFAPVPGMAQQLHANRAVIEKGNQKQIVLYWFKQRDRILTSEYLVKFYLFWDALLRARTDGALVRIASLVGPGETEEMVDQRMRQFVSAMQPELNRYVPD, encoded by the coding sequence ATGAGCAGCAAGCTTTTACTAGGCTTCAGCGGAGTTCTTGCCACAGTTTCACTGGGCTACCTCTACTTTGAGAGCCTGGTGTTTCTGTTCAACCATTGGATCGGGAGCGACGACTATAGCCACGGCATGTTCGTCCCTCTCATCAGCCTCTTTCTCATCTGGCAATCGCGGCACCGCATCGCTGCCGCGGGCATCGCCGGTTCCTGGTGGGGCATGGCCATTGTCCTCGCGGGCCTCTTATTGTATCTGGTCGGGGAACTCGCCACGCTTTATGTGCTTCAGCACTTCTCCCTCTGGATTGTGCTCGTGGGACTCGTGATCGGCGGGATCGGCCTTCAGGCTAGTCGTACGATCGCCTTTCCTCTTGGTTATTTGCTGACCAGTATTCCGCTGCCCACGTTCTTATACGCCGGTCTGTCGAGCCAACTGCAGTTGTGGTCATCGGCGCTCGGGGTCGGCTGTCTGCAACTCGTCGGCGTCACGGCTTTCCGTGAAGGGAACGTGATCGATCTGGGCCCGGTGCAGCTCCAAGTCGTGGAGGCCTGCAGCGGAATCCGCTATCTGCTCCCCCTGACCTCGCTGGCGCTGCTCTGCGCCTATCTGTTCAAGGATCGGATGTGGAAACGCATCGTACTTGTCCTCTCGTCGATCCCGATCTCGATCCTGGTGAACGGGTTTCGCATCGGCATGATCGGCGTGCTCGTCGAATGGTACGGGCAGGAGGCATCCGAAGGCTTCGCCCATCTCTTCGAAGGCTGGGTCCTGTTCATGGCCAGCCTTGGCCTGTTGATTCTGGAAATGTGGGTCCTGGCCAGGATCGGATCGGATGGTCGATCCGTATCTCTTCAAGACCGATTCACGTGGAGTGGAGACAGGGTTGAGGTTAGAGGTATGAGGTCTGAGGCGCGCATTAAGACGTCAGAGGTCCGCGGTTTAAGTCCTGAGACAATGGCCACTCACGTCCAACCTCAAACCTCAAGCCTCCAACAATCTTCCATTCCCTCTAACCTCCAACCTTCAGCCTCAAGCCCTCTCCGCCCCTCTAACCTTCGGCCTTTTACCTCCAACACTGTTTTGCTCGGACCCGCCTACCTCTTCAGCGTGGCGCTCTTGATTCCCGTGGCATTCGCCTCGTCCTTCCTCGGCCAGAGAGTAGAAGTCCCGCCTGACAGAGCGTTGTTCGTCGATTTCCCTATGCACATCGAAGAATGGACCGGCACATCCTTGTCGCTGGAGCAGCAGTACATCGACGCGCTGCGGTTCGACGACTACGTGTTGGCGGAATATCGCCATGGCGGCAGCCAGCCGGTGACGTTCTACTCGGCCTACTACCGATCGCAGCGAAAAGGGCAATCGGCCCATTCTCCGCAGAGCTGCCTCCCCGGCGGCGGATGGGAAATCTCCTCGATCAAAAACTTGGCGTTCGCTCCGGTGCCCGGCATGGCGCAGCAGCTCCATGCCAACCGCGCCGTCATCGAGAAGGGCAATCAGAAACAAATCGTCCTGTACTGGTTTAAACAGCGGGACCGCATTCTCACCAGCGAGTACCTGGTGAAATTCTATTTATTCTGGGATGCCCTCCTGCGCGCGCGAACCGACGGAGCGCTGGTGCGTATCGCCTCTCTTGTCGGGCCGGGCGAAACCGAAGAGATGGTCGATCAACGGATGCGGCAGTTCGTATCAGCCATGCAACCCGAGTTGAACCGGTATGTGCCGGATTGA
- a CDS encoding MraY family glycosyltransferase, which yields MTSELFFSFMTSLLICMALIPPLRMLADRFHFMDQPGERKVHQHPVPRVGGIAFAAGACVSIAWWAPKDITTLSVLLGGLIILGFGVWDDRVDLGYRPKLLGQLLAALAVILIGGIRFESMPFLLDAELPLWVSIPVTVLFLVAVSNAVNLTDGLDGLAGGLSFLTLCGIAYLAHLSNDSLVLLLAVPFMGGLLGFLRYNTYPARIFMGDGGSQLLGFMMGVLAILLTDSARGPFSSSLSLFLLGLPFLDTLGVSAQRLAEGRSPFVGDRTHIHHKLMAMGLHHYEAVTAIYGIQGLMVASAYFLRWQSDILIIPLYLGLAGIVLALFIAAGRGFFAKPAPEGALVRSEQWLEEVLNRHWLHDLPIRFLAIVVPLFLIATVFLPAEVPHDIGYLSTGLFLIVLLGLAFIPRLAPYFVRGGLYLGSTCLLYVSDASWLKAVFPIPATYHLLFGAMAIMVLLTMRFDSQSRFQTTPLDYLMVCLAVVFPFLPELHADISSLGLFAGKLIVLFFSFELLLHAFSDRVKQLGLVSLWVLFGLGIKMWL from the coding sequence ATGACTAGCGAACTTTTTTTCAGCTTCATGACCTCGCTGCTCATCTGCATGGCGTTGATTCCGCCGTTGCGGATGCTGGCTGACCGGTTCCATTTTATGGATCAACCGGGCGAACGCAAGGTGCATCAACACCCGGTTCCCCGAGTGGGAGGCATTGCCTTCGCGGCGGGCGCCTGCGTCAGCATCGCCTGGTGGGCGCCGAAAGATATCACCACGCTGTCGGTACTCCTGGGCGGATTGATCATCCTGGGATTCGGCGTCTGGGATGACCGGGTGGATCTTGGCTATCGCCCCAAACTGCTTGGACAACTCCTGGCCGCCCTCGCAGTCATTCTCATCGGAGGCATCCGTTTCGAGAGCATGCCGTTCCTCCTCGATGCCGAGCTGCCGCTGTGGGTGAGCATCCCTGTCACGGTCTTGTTCCTCGTGGCCGTCTCGAACGCAGTCAATCTTACTGACGGCCTCGACGGATTGGCCGGGGGACTGTCTTTCCTCACGCTCTGCGGAATCGCGTATCTTGCGCATCTCTCGAACGACTCGCTGGTGCTCTTGCTGGCCGTTCCCTTCATGGGAGGGCTCCTGGGCTTCCTGCGATACAATACCTATCCGGCCAGAATTTTCATGGGAGACGGCGGCAGCCAGCTGCTCGGATTCATGATGGGGGTCCTGGCGATTCTCCTGACCGATTCCGCCAGAGGCCCGTTCAGTTCTTCGCTTTCGCTCTTTCTGCTGGGCCTGCCGTTCCTGGATACGCTGGGCGTGTCGGCTCAGCGTCTGGCCGAAGGACGATCGCCGTTCGTCGGAGACCGTACCCACATTCACCACAAACTCATGGCGATGGGCCTGCACCACTACGAAGCCGTCACGGCCATTTATGGGATCCAGGGTCTCATGGTTGCCTCGGCCTATTTCCTGCGCTGGCAATCGGATATCTTGATCATCCCTCTGTACCTCGGACTGGCCGGCATCGTCCTGGCTCTGTTTATCGCCGCAGGCCGGGGCTTCTTTGCCAAACCGGCTCCGGAGGGGGCGCTGGTCCGTTCCGAGCAATGGCTCGAAGAAGTCCTGAATCGTCACTGGCTCCATGATTTGCCCATTCGCTTCCTGGCCATCGTGGTCCCTCTGTTTCTGATTGCGACGGTGTTTCTTCCGGCCGAGGTCCCGCACGATATCGGCTACCTGTCGACCGGACTGTTTCTCATCGTCCTGCTCGGGCTCGCATTTATTCCCCGGCTGGCGCCCTATTTTGTGCGCGGAGGGCTCTATCTCGGCAGCACCTGCCTGCTGTATGTCAGCGACGCTTCCTGGTTGAAGGCGGTGTTTCCTATTCCCGCGACCTATCATCTCCTGTTCGGCGCCATGGCGATCATGGTCCTGCTGACCATGCGCTTCGACAGCCAAAGCCGGTTCCAGACCACTCCTCTGGACTACCTAATGGTCTGCCTCGCCGTCGTTTTCCCGTTCCTTCCGGAACTCCATGCGGACATCTCGTCACTCGGTCTTTTCGCGGGTAAACTGATCGTGCTGTTTTTTTCCTTTGAGTTGCTCCTCCACGCATTTTCTGATCGAGTCAAGCAACTCGGGCTGGTCTCCCTCTGGGTGCTGTTCGGTTTGGGGATCAAAATGTGGCTGTGA